In a single window of the Anaerolineae bacterium genome:
- the mnmA gene encoding tRNA 2-thiouridine(34) synthase MnmA: MTTNSNNLSPKTVVVAMSGGVDSSVAAALLVEQGYTVVGLMLRLWAEPGDAANRCCTPGAVADARRVADILNIPFYVRDYKDIFKKTVVDFFIDGYTQGITPNPCIVCNRDIRFNHLLNEALGLGGDYLATGHYARVRQTQNGAYQLLKGLNPGKDQSYVLYTMTQERLARILLPLGHYTKDEIRQIAEAKKLPVFNRPDSQDLCFLGNGDYRSFLQRHAPETAQPGPILNTAGRQLGRHRGLAFYTIGQRKGLGLSAPQPMYVLRIDTAANSLIVGTADELGRQELTAQQVTYIQGQPPASPAQITAKIRYKAPEVEATLTPLPDARAHLTFTASLRDITPGQAVVFFQGEQVLGGGIIS, from the coding sequence ATGACTACAAACAGTAATAACCTTTCTCCAAAAACCGTTGTGGTAGCTATGAGCGGCGGCGTAGACAGTTCGGTGGCGGCGGCCCTGCTGGTTGAGCAGGGCTACACCGTGGTGGGGCTGATGCTGCGCCTGTGGGCTGAGCCAGGCGACGCGGCCAATCGCTGCTGCACGCCCGGGGCTGTGGCCGATGCTCGCCGGGTGGCCGACATCCTGAATATTCCCTTTTACGTGCGTGATTACAAAGATATTTTTAAAAAAACGGTGGTGGATTTTTTTATTGATGGCTACACGCAAGGAATTACCCCTAATCCCTGCATCGTGTGCAATAGAGACATTCGGTTCAACCATCTGCTTAATGAGGCGCTCGGCCTGGGCGGCGATTATTTGGCCACCGGCCACTACGCCCGCGTGCGGCAAACTCAAAATGGCGCGTACCAACTGCTCAAAGGCCTTAACCCCGGCAAAGACCAAAGTTATGTGCTCTACACCATGACCCAGGAACGTTTGGCCCGCATCTTGCTGCCGCTGGGCCATTATACCAAAGATGAGATCAGGCAAATTGCGGAAGCCAAAAAACTGCCCGTTTTCAACCGGCCCGATAGCCAGGATTTGTGTTTTTTGGGAAATGGGGATTACCGCTCGTTCTTGCAGCGCCATGCCCCGGAGACGGCGCAGCCCGGCCCTATTCTCAACACTGCCGGCCGGCAGTTAGGCCGGCACCGGGGTTTGGCTTTTTACACTATTGGCCAGCGCAAGGGCCTGGGGCTTAGCGCGCCCCAACCGATGTACGTTTTAAGGATAGATACCGCCGCCAACAGCCTGATTGTGGGCACGGCAGACGAATTGGGCCGGCAGGAATTGACGGCGCAGCAAGTGACTTACATTCAGGGGCAACCGCCTGCCTCGCCGGCCCAAATCACGGCCAAAATTCGCTACAAAGCGCCGGAAGTTGAGGCCACCTTGACCCCCCTCCCCGACGCGCGCGCCCACCTGACCTTTACCGCCTCCCTGCGTGATATTACCCCGGGCCAGGCTGTCGTCTTTTTTCAGGGCGAACAAGTGTTGGGGGGAGGAATTATTTCATAA
- a CDS encoding YtxH domain-containing protein, producing MSDRSGGAEFFAGLVIGGLVGATLALLLAPQSGEETRAQIRDKSLELKGRAEEGYMQARQTIEGQLAGLQEQMGALQQQMSNLQSKVKIPRGKGEAESAA from the coding sequence ATGTCAGACCGAAGTGGTGGTGCAGAATTTTTTGCCGGTTTAGTGATTGGCGGCCTGGTGGGGGCAACCCTGGCCTTGCTGCTGGCCCCTCAATCCGGCGAGGAGACTCGCGCCCAGATTAGAGACAAAAGCCTTGAACTCAAAGGCCGGGCTGAAGAAGGCTACATGCAAGCAAGGCAAACCATTGAAGGCCAACTGGCCGGACTGCAAGAGCAAATGGGCGCACTTCAACAACAAATGTCTAACTTGCAAAGCAAAGTCAAAATCCCCCGAGGTAAAGGCGAGGCTGAAAGCGCCGCCTGA